A window of the Methyloprofundus sp. genome harbors these coding sequences:
- a CDS encoding purine-binding chemotaxis protein CheW yields MEQETVIPEDENEKKLENSVQFLSFTLGNEEYGVDILSVQEIRSWEPVSRIPNVPSYEKGVVNLRGAIVPIIDLRERFNLGHSEYTNLTVVVVLQAILSGQSRTMGVVVDSVSDVIDVDKQTIQSAPDFGTKVSTEFINGLASVNQRMLMLLDVAKLLKLDGVNDDIDAHDEEY; encoded by the coding sequence ATGGAACAAGAAACTGTTATACCAGAAGATGAAAACGAAAAAAAACTTGAAAACTCGGTGCAGTTTTTAAGCTTTACTTTGGGCAATGAAGAGTATGGTGTGGATATTTTAAGTGTTCAGGAAATACGCAGTTGGGAACCTGTTTCCAGAATACCTAATGTACCAAGTTACGAAAAAGGCGTGGTTAATTTGCGTGGGGCTATTGTTCCTATTATAGATTTGCGGGAACGATTTAACTTGGGGCATTCAGAGTATACAAACTTAACCGTGGTGGTGGTGTTGCAAGCAATACTGAGTGGGCAAAGTCGAACGATGGGCGTGGTAGTGGATTCGGTATCTGATGTTATTGATGTCGATAAACAGACTATTCAGAGTGCACCCGACTTTGGTACCAAGGTCAGTACCGAATTTATTAATGGCTTGGCATCGGTGAATCAGCGCATGTTGATGTTATTGGATGTCGCAAAACTACTTAAATTAGATGGCGTGAATGATGATATTGATGCGCATGATGAGGAATATTGA
- a CDS encoding two-component system, chemotaxis family, sensor kinase CheA, giving the protein MSIDMAQFHQVFFEESFEGLDIMESGLLNLDMGDVDSETINTIFRAAHSIKGGSGTFGFTSVADFTHVMETLLDEMRDGRRQVTQSAVDVLLGSVDCLREMMTAIQDESEVDDQRVAEHKQALETELNGASEAAVSSPEPAAKILETSSVAAGELGQSGWKISFCPHTDLLKTGNDPVRMFRELEELGELEVIVDFQGVPTLFELDPEECHLSWTLIIKGDIAREGIDDIFDWVEDECDLSVQALSTPQHDVQAVPVVKNTAEVQEQASSPATVIPVAVSPAASEQQGTVVESPKAAPKAKAKPAAKAKSSSSIRVDTGKIDTLINMVGELVITQSMLSLVGEHFSLDKVDQLKNGLTQLERHTRELQESVMNIRMLPISFVFSRFPRLVHDLSSKLDKKIELKLVGEHTEVDKTVVELISDPLVHLVRNSLDHGIEMPADRLAAGKPETGTVTLEAYHRGGNIVIEVKDDGKGLNKDVLRQKAIEKGLVGENAVLTDKQCYDLIFMAGFSTAAEVTDVSGRGVGMDVVRRNIQSLGGNIEIISELGVGSTMAIHLPLTLAILDGQSIAVGDETYIVPLGSIIESINITEDMVNRVAGKGETFRLRDEYLPIVRMHDIFHVESAKAVNLMEGLLVVVEGQGIRCGLFVDDLLGQQQVVIKSLEANYRCVEGVSSATILGDGSVALILDIPGLVRLSNQ; this is encoded by the coding sequence ATGTCTATTGATATGGCGCAGTTTCACCAAGTTTTTTTCGAAGAAAGCTTCGAGGGCTTGGATATAATGGAATCGGGGTTGTTAAACCTGGATATGGGAGATGTAGACTCTGAAACGATTAATACTATTTTCAGAGCTGCGCACTCAATAAAAGGCGGTAGTGGAACGTTTGGGTTCACTTCTGTTGCGGATTTTACTCATGTAATGGAAACCTTACTAGATGAAATGCGGGATGGACGTAGACAAGTTACCCAATCAGCAGTAGATGTATTATTAGGTTCTGTAGATTGTTTACGTGAAATGATGACCGCCATTCAAGATGAGAGTGAAGTTGATGATCAGCGTGTTGCGGAACATAAACAAGCATTAGAAACAGAGTTGAATGGTGCTAGTGAGGCTGCTGTCTCTAGTCCAGAGCCAGCAGCTAAAATACTCGAAACCAGCTCGGTAGCAGCAGGTGAACTTGGGCAGTCAGGCTGGAAAATTTCTTTTTGTCCTCATACTGATTTACTCAAAACCGGCAATGATCCGGTGCGCATGTTTCGCGAATTAGAAGAGCTCGGTGAACTGGAAGTTATTGTCGATTTTCAAGGTGTCCCTACATTATTTGAGCTAGACCCTGAAGAGTGTCATTTATCTTGGACTTTAATTATTAAAGGCGATATTGCACGAGAAGGCATTGATGATATCTTTGATTGGGTTGAAGATGAATGTGATTTATCGGTGCAAGCTTTATCTACCCCTCAGCATGATGTGCAGGCTGTGCCAGTAGTAAAAAATACAGCAGAAGTTCAAGAACAAGCCAGTTCCCCAGCAACTGTAATTCCAGTTGCAGTATCACCGGCAGCGTCAGAACAACAAGGCACTGTAGTAGAATCTCCAAAAGCAGCTCCCAAAGCAAAAGCGAAACCAGCAGCTAAAGCAAAAAGCTCCAGCTCTATCCGAGTTGATACTGGCAAAATTGATACCTTGATTAATATGGTCGGTGAATTAGTTATTACCCAATCGATGTTAAGCCTAGTGGGTGAGCATTTTTCTTTGGATAAAGTAGATCAACTTAAAAATGGTTTAACACAACTGGAGCGACATACACGGGAATTACAAGAAAGCGTTATGAATATCAGGATGTTGCCGATTAGTTTTGTCTTCAGTCGTTTTCCACGTTTAGTACATGATCTTAGTAGCAAGTTAGATAAAAAAATTGAATTAAAACTTGTTGGTGAGCATACTGAAGTTGATAAAACCGTCGTTGAATTAATCAGTGATCCCTTGGTGCATTTAGTACGTAATAGCTTGGATCATGGTATAGAAATGCCTGCTGACAGGTTGGCAGCAGGTAAGCCTGAAACAGGCACGGTGACACTAGAAGCTTATCATCGTGGTGGCAATATTGTTATTGAAGTTAAAGATGATGGTAAAGGATTGAATAAAGATGTGCTGCGCCAAAAAGCAATTGAAAAAGGTTTGGTTGGTGAAAATGCGGTGCTTACTGATAAACAATGTTATGACTTGATTTTTATGGCAGGTTTTTCAACTGCTGCTGAAGTCACCGATGTTTCAGGGCGTGGCGTGGGCATGGATGTCGTCCGTAGGAATATACAATCATTAGGGGGTAATATCGAAATTATCTCCGAGTTAGGTGTCGGCTCAACCATGGCGATTCATTTGCCGTTGACATTGGCCATTTTAGATGGCCAATCGATAGCAGTTGGCGATGAAACCTATATCGTACCACTAGGTTCAATTATTGAATCTATTAATATAACGGAAGATATGGTTAATCGCGTTGCGGGTAAAGGCGAAACTTTTCGCTTGCGTGATGAGTATCTCCCAATTGTACGTATGCATGATATTTTTCATGTCGAGTCGGCTAAAGCAGTTAACTTGATGGAAGGCTTGTTGGTTGTCGTGGAAGGTCAAGGTATACGTTGTGGTTTATTTGTTGATGATTTATTAGGCCAACAACAAGTGGTTATTAAGTCGCTGGAAGCAAATTATCGGTGTGTAGAGGGAGTATCAAGTGCAACTATTCTGGGTGATGGTTCAGTCGCACTTATCTTAGATATTCCAGGTTTAGTGCGTTTATCAAATCAGTAG
- a CDS encoding transposase, IS630 family: protein MRTPKFPVTLKDDEREELEKITRQQTAKSSMVLRAKIILLANSGMKYQNIAQKLDVQNNIITNWTARWHELANKPVRERLQDLPRPGTPDTFTPEQLCRIIALSCEKPEDYDRPITHWTHRELAEEAIKQGIVETISANHLGRLLKKTT from the coding sequence ATGAGAACCCCCAAATTTCCAGTTACATTAAAAGATGATGAACGCGAAGAGCTCGAAAAAATAACTCGCCAACAGACAGCAAAATCGAGCATGGTATTACGAGCCAAGATTATCTTATTAGCAAACTCAGGCATGAAATATCAGAATATTGCGCAAAAACTTGATGTACAGAATAATATAATTACGAACTGGACTGCACGTTGGCACGAACTAGCAAACAAGCCAGTCCGGGAGAGGCTTCAGGATCTTCCGCGCCCAGGCACTCCAGATACATTTACCCCCGAACAACTGTGTCGAATAATTGCACTTTCCTGTGAAAAGCCTGAAGACTATGATCGTCCCATCACTCATTGGACACATAGAGAATTGGCGGAAGAAGCGATCAAACAAGGTATTGTCGAGACTATTTCAGCAAATCATTTAGGCCGTCTTTTAAAAAAAACGACTTAA
- a CDS encoding transposase, IS630 family, producing MTGIQALERISPDLPMRAGQVQSIEFEYERHGTQTLLGGFNVATGVIDGLIQETRTEIDFVESIKYLIEKNPEKKVYHFIADQLNTHKSETLVRFVADFCNDTQELGVKGKSGILQSMKTREEYLMIGNRRIVFHYTPKHASWMNQIEIWFGILMKKVIRRGNFVSQQDLKDKIQNFMDYFNETMAKPFKWTYKGKALTA from the coding sequence ATGACAGGTATTCAGGCATTGGAACGAATTTCCCCCGATTTGCCAATGAGAGCGGGTCAAGTTCAATCTATCGAATTTGAATATGAGCGTCATGGCACGCAAACACTTTTAGGAGGGTTTAATGTGGCAACAGGAGTTATAGATGGTTTGATTCAAGAGACACGAACTGAGATCGATTTTGTTGAGTCGATCAAATATCTGATTGAGAAAAACCCAGAAAAGAAAGTTTATCATTTTATCGCTGACCAATTAAATACCCATAAATCGGAAACTCTTGTGCGCTTTGTTGCAGACTTTTGTAATGACACTCAAGAGCTTGGAGTGAAAGGTAAAAGTGGCATATTACAATCCATGAAAACACGGGAGGAGTACCTGATGATAGGCAATAGGCGCATTGTATTTCACTATACACCTAAGCATGCTTCATGGATGAACCAGATTGAAATCTGGTTTGGAATATTAATGAAAAAAGTCATCAGGCGAGGCAATTTTGTTTCACAGCAGGACTTGAAAGACAAAATTCAAAATTTCATGGATTACTTTAATGAAACGATGGCCAAACCATTCAAATGGACATACAAAGGGAAGGCGTTGACCGCATAG
- a CDS encoding two-component system, chemotaxis family, chemotaxis protein CheY: MTGFTINVCLEKVMASVLAVDDSASMRQMVSFTLKGAGYTVVEAVDGVDALAKAQTQKFDCVVTDVNMPNKDGITLIKDLRALPAYKFVPMLMLTTESGMDKKQQGKAAGATGWIVKPFNPDQLLKTIKKVLG, from the coding sequence ATGACAGGATTTACTATTAATGTTTGTTTGGAGAAAGTAATGGCGAGTGTATTAGCAGTTGATGATTCTGCATCAATGAGACAAATGGTTTCTTTTACATTAAAAGGTGCTGGATACACAGTAGTTGAAGCAGTTGATGGCGTGGATGCTCTAGCTAAAGCACAAACGCAAAAATTTGATTGTGTGGTAACGGATGTCAATATGCCGAATAAAGACGGCATTACCTTAATTAAAGATTTACGAGCTTTGCCAGCTTATAAGTTTGTGCCTATGCTTATGCTGACGACAGAATCAGGTATGGATAAAAAACAACAAGGTAAAGCGGCAGGAGCGACTGGCTGGATAGTAAAGCCATTTAATCCTGACCAATTATTAAAAACAATCAAGAAAGTATTGGGTTAG
- a CDS encoding NAD-reducing hydrogenase large subunit, whose protein sequence is MYENLESAKNKDNLKRIVVDPVSRVEGHGKVTLLLDENNKVQQARLHIVEFRGFEKFIQGRPYWELPVLVQRLCGICPVSHHLAAAKAIDQLVGIDPADLPASADKLRRLLHFGQVLQSHALHFFHLSSPDLLFGFESDISKRNIIAVLNDYPEVGLQGVKLRKFGQEVIRMVSGKRIHGTGAIAGGMNKSLSKEERDYLLADVDQMIEWAAGSVALIKKVHCSNLPYYDDFATIDTNYLGLTKADGALELYHGGIRAKNTQGKTILDQFDYCNYNDIIHEEVRSWTYMKFPYLTSIGKDMGWYRVGPLARMNICDYIDTPLAEAERIQFKQHSGGTAMVHSTLAFHWARLIEVLHCAESIKTLLNDPDIMGSDLVAQGERRFEGVGVIEAPRGTLFHHYQVDENDIVTKANLIVSTTSNNMAMNESVRQVAAEYLSGQELTEPLLNNLEVAIRAYDPCLSCATHAVGKMPLKVELVDATGQTIDTLMKQSNGEIVKAD, encoded by the coding sequence ATGTACGAAAATCTTGAATCAGCTAAAAATAAGGATAATTTAAAAAGGATAGTTGTTGATCCAGTATCTCGTGTAGAAGGTCACGGTAAGGTCACGCTATTACTTGATGAAAATAATAAAGTACAACAAGCCAGACTGCATATTGTTGAATTCCGAGGCTTTGAAAAATTTATTCAAGGCCGCCCCTATTGGGAACTTCCTGTTCTAGTACAACGCTTATGTGGTATTTGTCCGGTCAGTCATCATTTAGCTGCCGCCAAAGCGATTGATCAATTAGTTGGCATTGACCCTGCCGACTTACCCGCCTCTGCCGATAAACTACGGCGTTTATTGCACTTTGGCCAAGTGCTGCAATCACATGCTTTGCATTTCTTTCACCTCTCCAGTCCTGACTTATTATTTGGCTTTGAAAGCGATATTAGTAAACGTAATATCATTGCCGTGTTAAATGACTATCCAGAAGTTGGTTTGCAAGGAGTTAAGTTACGCAAATTTGGTCAAGAAGTTATTCGTATGGTTTCTGGTAAACGTATTCATGGTACAGGCGCTATTGCCGGCGGTATGAATAAATCTTTGAGCAAGGAAGAACGTGATTATTTACTCGCAGATGTCGATCAAATGATTGAATGGGCAGCAGGCTCGGTCGCCTTAATAAAGAAGGTACATTGCTCTAATTTGCCTTATTATGATGATTTTGCAACTATTGACACCAACTATTTAGGACTCACTAAAGCAGATGGTGCTCTCGAACTTTATCATGGTGGTATTCGCGCTAAAAACACCCAAGGCAAAACCATCCTTGATCAATTCGACTACTGCAACTATAACGACATCATTCACGAAGAAGTTCGTTCATGGACCTATATGAAATTTCCTTACCTAACATCTATTGGTAAGGATATGGGCTGGTATCGTGTTGGTCCGTTAGCACGTATGAATATCTGCGACTATATTGACACCCCACTTGCAGAAGCAGAGCGCATTCAATTCAAACAACATAGTGGTGGTACTGCGATGGTGCACAGCACCTTAGCCTTTCATTGGGCTCGTTTAATTGAAGTATTACATTGCGCTGAAAGTATCAAAACCTTATTAAATGACCCAGATATCATGGGGTCTGATTTAGTTGCGCAAGGTGAAAGACGTTTTGAAGGTGTTGGTGTTATTGAGGCACCACGTGGTACTTTATTTCATCACTACCAAGTCGATGAGAACGATATTGTTACCAAAGCTAATTTGATTGTTTCTACGACCAGCAATAATATGGCGATGAATGAATCAGTACGCCAGGTAGCGGCTGAGTACTTATCAGGCCAAGAATTAACCGAGCCTTTACTGAATAATTTGGAAGTGGCAATTCGTGCTTACGACCCCTGTTTATCTTGTGCAACCCATGCAGTAGGTAAAATGCCATTAAAGGTGGAACTGGTTGATGCTACTGGGCAGACAATTGATACGTTAATGAAACAGAGTAATGGGGAAATTGTTAAGGCTGATTAA
- a CDS encoding fructose-6-phosphate aldolase 1, with the protein MFEFYLDTADAEKVAELNKSIPIFGVTTNPSILAKAGLGIATVFPDISTALGGQARFHVQVVSQTAEAMLAEALQLDALPYDIVVKVPATQVGLAAIKLMKAEGIMVLATAIYTAQQGFLAALCGADYLAPYVNRIDAMGVDGIGVVADIQALLVRHGFAAKLLPASFKNTLQVMDILQLGVASITIPVEIAEQMMAHPAVQPAVDQFTQDWQAGFGDKLVIDS; encoded by the coding sequence ATGTTTGAATTTTATCTGGATACGGCAGACGCTGAGAAAGTTGCTGAGTTAAATAAATCGATACCTATTTTTGGGGTCACCACTAATCCTTCAATTTTGGCGAAAGCGGGTTTAGGAATTGCGACGGTATTCCCTGATATAAGCACTGCTTTGGGTGGACAAGCACGCTTTCATGTACAAGTAGTCAGCCAAACAGCAGAGGCTATGCTGGCAGAAGCACTACAACTGGATGCCTTACCTTATGATATTGTCGTTAAAGTACCAGCTACTCAAGTTGGTTTGGCAGCTATCAAGCTGATGAAAGCAGAAGGCATCATGGTATTGGCAACCGCTATTTATACTGCTCAGCAAGGTTTTCTGGCCGCTTTATGCGGTGCTGATTATTTAGCCCCTTATGTTAATCGAATAGATGCCATGGGTGTGGATGGAATTGGTGTAGTGGCAGATATTCAAGCCTTATTGGTAAGACATGGTTTTGCGGCCAAATTATTACCGGCAAGTTTTAAAAACACTTTGCAAGTAATGGATATTTTACAATTAGGGGTAGCCTCGATTACCATTCCCGTAGAGATAGCCGAACAGATGATGGCACACCCAGCAGTACAACCTGCTGTTGATCAGTTTACGCAAGATTGGCAGGCTGGTTTTGGTGATAAGTTAGTTATTGATAGTTGA
- a CDS encoding phosphate acetyltransferase, which translates to MSKQNIYVTGAEQGSGKSIIMLAMMDMLVGYTGKTGFFRPIIHTSEEKDQLIQLIRHRYQIELPYDSMYGCQLEQAQALIEQGRYQELLKRILTKYRLLTEQCDQVLCVGPDYSGDDSIFEFDFNAEVANNLGCLIMPVVQGQGRNDLQIIDAVNRLKHALLEFDCDLLAGIINGVDSSQVNTLRARFSHQANSSFPVYIIPEEPSLYKPSVGNIARQLGAEILSSEQQTLNRQVCQYKIAAMQVPDFLEHIAEGDLIITPSDRADIILACFMAYSSSHYPQIAGLLLTGQGKTSKQVHTLLEGLENKPFAVLSVEQDTFNTAMQVKEVRAKFYSQDERKIATALGLVESNLDFDELRQRLAEKHSERVTPLMFEYEQMQRAKADIQHIVLPEGQEERILRAAEILLLRKVVTITLLGDLELIQQKITSLGLHLDDVSIINPLESELRELYADAYFNLRKEKGITYDMAYDVMSDVSYFGTMMIHLNHADGMVSGAVHTTQHTIRPAFQIIKTKPGTAIVSSVFFMCLEDRVLVYGDCAVNPEPNAEQLADIAVSAAQTAAMFNISPRIAMLSYSTGDSGKGEAVDKVRQAVQIAKQAHPELKLEGPMQYDAAVDSDVAKTKLPNSEVAGQANVFIFPDLNTGNNTYKAVQRSSGAVAIGPILQGLNKPVNDLSRGCTVTDIVNTVVMTAIQAQAGV; encoded by the coding sequence ATGAGTAAACAAAATATTTATGTAACGGGAGCTGAGCAGGGTAGTGGCAAGTCCATTATCATGTTGGCAATGATGGATATGTTGGTAGGTTACACAGGCAAAACTGGTTTTTTTAGACCGATTATTCATACCTCTGAAGAAAAAGATCAGTTAATTCAATTGATCAGGCATCGTTACCAAATTGAGTTACCTTATGATTCCATGTATGGCTGTCAGTTAGAGCAAGCTCAAGCACTGATTGAACAAGGACGTTATCAGGAATTATTAAAGCGAATTTTAACCAAATACCGTTTATTAACCGAACAATGTGATCAGGTACTTTGTGTGGGGCCAGACTATTCTGGTGATGATTCTATTTTTGAATTCGATTTTAATGCCGAAGTCGCAAATAATTTAGGCTGTTTGATTATGCCTGTAGTGCAAGGGCAAGGGCGTAATGATTTGCAAATTATTGATGCAGTCAACCGGCTTAAACATGCTCTGTTGGAATTTGATTGTGATTTATTGGCAGGTATTATTAATGGGGTAGATAGCAGTCAAGTTAATACTTTGCGCGCGCGTTTTAGCCACCAAGCTAACAGTAGTTTTCCTGTTTATATTATTCCAGAAGAACCATCCTTATATAAACCGAGTGTTGGTAATATTGCGCGTCAATTGGGCGCAGAAATTTTATCGAGTGAGCAGCAGACCTTAAATCGACAAGTTTGCCAGTATAAAATAGCCGCGATGCAAGTACCGGATTTTTTGGAGCATATTGCAGAGGGTGATTTAATTATCACACCTAGTGATCGGGCCGATATTATCTTAGCTTGTTTTATGGCCTATTCATCGAGTCATTACCCACAGATTGCTGGTTTGTTATTAACGGGTCAAGGCAAGACCAGTAAGCAAGTACATACTTTACTAGAAGGCTTAGAAAATAAACCTTTTGCAGTACTATCAGTTGAGCAGGATACCTTTAATACTGCTATGCAGGTTAAAGAAGTCAGAGCTAAATTTTATTCGCAAGATGAGCGCAAAATTGCTACCGCTCTTGGCCTAGTGGAGAGCAATTTGGACTTTGATGAATTGCGTCAGCGTTTGGCTGAAAAACACTCTGAGCGTGTTACGCCATTAATGTTTGAATATGAGCAAATGCAGCGAGCCAAAGCAGATATTCAACATATTGTTTTGCCTGAAGGTCAAGAGGAGCGTATCTTGCGTGCTGCCGAGATTCTTTTATTAAGAAAAGTGGTTACGATTACTCTTTTAGGGGACTTGGAACTTATTCAGCAAAAAATCACTAGTTTAGGGCTGCATTTAGACGATGTCAGTATTATTAATCCTTTAGAATCTGAGTTACGTGAATTATATGCAGATGCTTATTTTAATCTACGTAAAGAGAAAGGCATTACTTATGATATGGCGTATGACGTTATGTCGGATGTGAGTTATTTCGGCACTATGATGATTCATTTAAATCATGCTGATGGCATGGTGTCTGGTGCGGTGCATACTACTCAACATACTATTCGTCCTGCATTTCAAATTATAAAAACCAAACCAGGTACTGCCATTGTTTCCAGTGTCTTTTTTATGTGTTTGGAAGATCGAGTTTTGGTTTACGGAGATTGTGCGGTGAACCCTGAGCCTAATGCAGAGCAATTAGCGGATATTGCGGTCAGTGCCGCGCAAACGGCGGCCATGTTTAATATTTCCCCGCGCATCGCCATGTTGTCTTATTCAACTGGCGATTCCGGTAAAGGTGAGGCGGTTGATAAAGTACGCCAAGCTGTACAGATTGCTAAACAGGCACATCCTGAATTAAAACTGGAAGGCCCAATGCAATATGATGCGGCAGTTGATTCTGATGTAGCTAAAACCAAGTTACCGAACAGTGAAGTGGCGGGGCAGGCGAATGTCTTTATTTTTCCTGACCTAAATACTGGCAATAATACTTATAAAGCGGTACAGCGCTCTTCTGGGGCAGTTGCCATTGGTCCTATTTTACAAGGCCTTAATAAACCGGTTAATGACCTAAGTCGAGGCTGTACGGTAACGGATATTGTCAATACTGTGGTAATGACGGCTATTCAAGCGCAGGCAGGCGTGTAA